Proteins encoded in a region of the Streptomyces sp. NBC_00310 genome:
- a CDS encoding acyl-CoA synthetase, with the protein MTAGRSVTVDGTLRRSARRIPARVAIHYGERSWTYAELDDAVSRAARALRDTGLRPGDRVAAYGHNSDAYLIAFLAAARAGLVHVPVNQNLTGDDLSYLLDQSGSTLVLTDPDLAGNLPEGTRTLPLRDADDSLLARLADTEPYDGEEPRAEDLVQLLYTSGTTALPKGAMMTHRALVHEYLSAIAALDLQAGDLPVHSLPLYHSAQMHVFLVPYLAVGATNTILDAPDGDRILDLVEQGRADSLFAPPTVWIALSNRPDFATRDLSGLRKAYYGASIMPVPVLERLKERLPKLAFHNCFGQSEIGPLSMVLGPYEHKGRMDSCGRPVMFVEAKVVDEDGEEVPDGTPGEIVYQSQQLCEGYWEKPEETAEAFRDGWFHSGDLAVRDAHGFFTVVDRVKDVINSGGVLIASRQVEDALYTHDHVAEVAVIGLPDDHWIEAVTAVVVRRGETTEDELIAHARERLPHFKAPKKILFVDELPRNASGKILKRELRDRFAEA; encoded by the coding sequence ATGACGGCTGGCCGCAGTGTGACGGTCGACGGGACGTTGCGACGCAGCGCCCGGCGCATCCCCGCCCGCGTCGCGATCCACTACGGCGAACGGTCCTGGACCTATGCCGAGCTGGACGACGCGGTCTCCCGCGCGGCCCGCGCCCTGCGTGACACCGGACTCCGGCCCGGCGACCGGGTCGCCGCCTACGGCCACAACTCGGACGCCTACCTCATCGCCTTCCTGGCCGCCGCCCGCGCCGGCCTGGTGCACGTCCCGGTCAACCAGAACCTCACCGGCGACGACCTCTCCTACCTCCTCGACCAGTCCGGCAGCACGCTCGTCCTCACCGACCCGGACCTGGCCGGAAACCTTCCCGAGGGCACCCGCACCCTGCCGCTGCGCGACGCGGACGACTCGCTCCTCGCGCGCCTCGCCGACACCGAGCCGTACGACGGCGAGGAGCCCCGCGCCGAGGACCTCGTCCAGCTCCTGTACACCTCGGGCACCACCGCGCTCCCCAAGGGCGCGATGATGACGCACCGCGCGCTGGTGCACGAGTACCTCAGCGCGATCGCCGCCCTCGACCTCCAGGCGGGGGACCTGCCCGTGCACTCCCTGCCGCTGTACCACTCCGCGCAGATGCACGTCTTCCTGGTGCCGTACCTCGCGGTCGGTGCCACGAACACGATCCTCGACGCACCCGACGGCGACCGGATCCTCGACCTCGTCGAGCAGGGCCGCGCCGACAGCCTCTTCGCCCCGCCCACGGTGTGGATCGCCCTCTCCAACCGCCCCGACTTCGCCACCCGTGACCTCAGCGGTCTGCGCAAGGCCTACTACGGGGCGTCGATCATGCCGGTGCCCGTCCTCGAACGGCTCAAGGAGCGGCTGCCCAAGCTCGCCTTCCACAACTGCTTCGGGCAGAGCGAGATCGGTCCGCTGTCCATGGTCCTCGGCCCGTACGAGCACAAGGGCCGCATGGACTCCTGTGGACGCCCCGTCATGTTCGTCGAGGCCAAGGTCGTCGACGAGGACGGCGAGGAGGTGCCCGACGGCACCCCGGGCGAGATCGTCTACCAGTCGCAACAACTCTGCGAGGGCTACTGGGAGAAGCCGGAGGAGACCGCCGAGGCGTTCCGCGACGGCTGGTTCCACTCCGGTGACCTCGCCGTGCGAGACGCCCACGGGTTCTTCACCGTCGTCGACCGCGTGAAGGACGTCATCAACTCCGGCGGCGTCCTGATCGCCTCCCGCCAGGTCGAGGACGCCCTCTACACCCACGACCACGTCGCCGAGGTCGCGGTGATCGGCCTGCCCGACGACCACTGGATCGAGGCCGTCACGGCGGTCGTCGTACGTCGGGGAGAGACGACCGAGGACGAACTCATCGCCCACGCCCGCGAGAGACTCCCCCACTTCAAGGCACCGAAGAAGATCCTGTTCGTGGACGAACTGCCGCGCAACGCGAGCGGGAAGATCCTCAAGCGGGAGCTGCGGGACCGCTTCGCGGAGGCCTGA
- a CDS encoding SAM-dependent methyltransferase produces the protein MAQDSLRPETDSTTMIDTTVPHSARIWNYWLGGKDNYPVDHAAGDAFRAVFPGITDLARDSRAFLGRAVTFLAGEAGIRQFLDIGTGLPTADNTHEIAQRVAPDARVVYVDNDPLVLTHARALLTSTPEGATDYIDSDLHDPETVLREAAKTLDLSRPVGLTFMQVSGHIADYDEARAIVGALMAALPSGSYFAFNDSVDTNEANAEATRGYNESGAVPYYLRSPAELAGFFAGLELLEPGVVPLNDWRPGPSTPEGGEVIALGGVARKP, from the coding sequence GTGGCGCAGGACTCGTTACGTCCGGAGACGGATTCGACCACCATGATCGACACGACGGTGCCGCACTCGGCCCGTATCTGGAACTACTGGCTGGGCGGCAAGGACAACTACCCGGTCGACCACGCGGCGGGCGACGCCTTCCGCGCGGTGTTCCCCGGCATCACCGACCTCGCCCGCGACTCCCGGGCCTTCCTCGGCCGCGCGGTCACCTTCCTCGCCGGTGAGGCGGGGATACGCCAGTTCCTCGACATCGGCACCGGCCTGCCGACGGCGGACAACACGCACGAGATCGCCCAGCGGGTCGCCCCGGACGCGCGGGTCGTCTACGTGGACAACGACCCGCTGGTCCTGACCCACGCGCGGGCGCTCCTCACCAGCACCCCCGAGGGGGCGACCGACTACATCGACTCCGATCTGCACGACCCGGAGACCGTGTTGCGGGAGGCCGCCAAGACCCTCGACCTCTCCCGGCCGGTCGGGCTGACCTTCATGCAGGTCAGCGGTCACATCGCCGACTACGACGAGGCGCGCGCCATCGTCGGCGCCCTGATGGCCGCGCTGCCGTCGGGGAGTTACTTCGCGTTCAACGACAGCGTGGACACCAACGAGGCGAACGCCGAGGCCACCCGCGGCTACAACGAGAGCGGCGCGGTCCCCTACTACCTGCGCAGCCCTGCCGAACTCGCCGGTTTCTTCGCCGGTTTGGAGCTGCTGGAGCCGGGGGTCGTGCCACTGAACGACTGGCGTCCCGGCCCTTCGACCCCCGAAGGCGGCGAGGTGATCGCGTTGGGCGGGGTCGCGCGCAAGCCGTGA
- a CDS encoding alpha/beta fold hydrolase: protein MPTFTAPDGAELAYHLCGEGDPLIVLPGGAMRASAYLGDLGGLTAHRRLVLLDLRGTGDSAIPVDPATYRCDRQVDDVEALRAHLGLDRVDLLAHSAGGNLATLYAARYPQQVSRLALITATPWAVGLPVTVDDRLTAARLREGESWFADAYPAFEAAWTGRGPFDDAMMPFFYGRWDATARAHTAAEEQQTNDDAAAVYGSAGAYDPPATRAALAELSAPVLVYAGELDTGPTPDLARRAAGLFPDARFVVQPGGGHFPWLDDPKGFAERVTAFLSGR from the coding sequence ATGCCGACCTTCACCGCACCCGACGGAGCCGAACTCGCCTACCACCTGTGCGGCGAGGGCGACCCGCTGATCGTTCTCCCCGGCGGAGCCATGCGCGCCTCCGCCTACCTGGGCGACCTGGGCGGCCTCACCGCCCACCGGCGCCTGGTCCTGCTGGACCTCAGAGGCACGGGCGACTCCGCGATCCCCGTCGATCCGGCGACGTACCGGTGCGACCGGCAGGTCGACGACGTGGAGGCACTCCGCGCCCACCTGGGCCTGGACCGCGTGGACCTGCTCGCCCACTCGGCCGGCGGCAACCTCGCCACGCTCTACGCGGCCCGGTACCCGCAGCAGGTGTCCCGCCTGGCACTGATCACCGCCACCCCCTGGGCGGTGGGACTCCCGGTGACCGTCGACGACCGCCTCACCGCGGCCCGCCTGCGCGAGGGGGAATCGTGGTTCGCCGACGCGTATCCCGCCTTCGAGGCGGCCTGGACCGGGCGAGGCCCCTTCGACGACGCCATGATGCCCTTCTTCTACGGCCGCTGGGACGCCACCGCCCGCGCCCACACGGCCGCCGAGGAACAGCAGACCAACGACGACGCGGCCGCCGTCTACGGCTCGGCGGGCGCCTACGACCCGCCCGCCACCCGAGCCGCACTCGCCGAACTGTCGGCCCCGGTCCTCGTGTACGCGGGCGAACTCGACACCGGCCCGACGCCCGACCTCGCCCGCCGCGCGGCCGGCCTCTTCCCGGACGCCCGGTTCGTGGTCCAGCCCGGCGGCGGGCACTTCCCCTGGCTCGACGACCCCAAGGGGTTCGCCGAGCGGGTGACGGCCTTCCTCAGCGGCCGCTGA
- a CDS encoding penicillin acylase family protein yields the protein MRTRLRQLVVSAVALFTASAVLPSATAADERAGGHHPSHGGLSAVIRYTEYGVPHIVAKDYANLGFGTGWAQAADQVCVLADGFVTVKGERSRHFGPDAAPDFSLSSASRNLTSDLYFQGVRDEGTVRRLLDQPEPLGPSRAVKDLMRGWAAGYNAWLKKNRITDPACQGAAWVRPVTTLDVFSRAYALAVLGGEGRLVDTITTAQPPTSGATDTAPATPDARTAARAASELFDATNADMGSNAVAFSGDTTANGRGLLLGNPHYPWAGGRRFWQAQQTIPGELNVSGGSLLGSPITQIGFNAKVAWSHTVATGVPMNIHQLTLDPADPTTYLVDGKPERMTKRTVTVAVKDGSPVTRAQWWTRYGPVVTSLGADLPLPWTAGTAYALNDPNAANIRFTDTSLGFARAGGTADVLTSLARHQGLPWVNTVAADSAGHTLFTQSQTLPRITDELAARCSTPLGRATYPSAGVAILDGSRSDCALGSDADAVHPGIFGPAKMPTLKDAPYAENSNDSAWLANADRPLTGYERVFGNVGTQRSMRTRGAVEDVAAMADQGGLTVRDLQRQQFANRVPAADLTVDDVAEACAALPGGTATGSDGKVVDVAEACGVFKAWDRTTDTDSRGALLFDRFWRRLNAVVPRGQLWKVPFSAADPVNTPHTLNTTAPGFATALADTVTELRTAGTALGAKLGDHQFVVRNGQRIPVPGGTESLGVWNKIESPWRPAEGGYPEVSSGSSHIQAVGWDGGRCPVARTLLTYSQSSNPNSPHYRDQTRLFSAEKWVTSRFCEKDILSSPKLKVVRVSQ from the coding sequence ATGCGCACCCGCCTGAGACAGCTCGTGGTCTCGGCCGTCGCCCTGTTCACCGCCTCGGCCGTACTGCCCTCGGCCACCGCCGCCGACGAGCGAGCCGGTGGGCACCACCCGTCCCACGGTGGTCTGTCCGCCGTGATCCGCTACACCGAGTACGGCGTTCCGCACATCGTCGCGAAGGACTACGCGAACCTCGGCTTCGGCACCGGCTGGGCGCAGGCCGCCGACCAGGTGTGTGTGCTCGCCGACGGCTTCGTGACCGTGAAGGGGGAGCGCTCCCGCCACTTCGGGCCCGACGCCGCCCCCGACTTCTCACTCTCCTCCGCCTCCAGGAACCTCACCAGTGACCTGTACTTCCAGGGTGTCCGGGACGAGGGCACCGTGCGGCGGTTGCTGGACCAACCCGAACCCCTGGGACCGAGCCGCGCGGTCAAGGACCTGATGCGGGGCTGGGCGGCCGGCTACAACGCCTGGCTGAAGAAGAACCGGATCACCGACCCCGCCTGCCAGGGCGCCGCCTGGGTACGGCCGGTCACCACGCTCGACGTGTTCTCCCGGGCGTACGCCCTGGCCGTACTCGGCGGCGAGGGGCGGCTCGTGGACACGATCACCACCGCGCAGCCGCCCACCTCCGGCGCCACGGACACGGCCCCCGCCACCCCGGACGCCAGGACCGCCGCCCGAGCCGCGAGCGAGCTGTTCGACGCCACGAACGCGGACATGGGCTCGAACGCCGTCGCCTTCAGCGGTGACACCACGGCGAACGGCCGCGGTCTGCTGCTGGGCAACCCCCACTATCCATGGGCCGGCGGGCGCCGCTTCTGGCAGGCGCAGCAGACGATCCCCGGTGAGCTGAACGTCTCCGGCGGGTCGCTGCTCGGCTCGCCGATCACCCAGATCGGCTTCAACGCGAAGGTCGCGTGGAGCCACACCGTGGCGACCGGCGTCCCCATGAACATCCATCAGCTGACACTGGACCCGGCCGACCCGACGACGTATCTCGTGGACGGCAAGCCGGAGCGGATGACGAAGCGGACCGTGACCGTCGCCGTGAAGGACGGCTCCCCGGTCACCCGCGCCCAGTGGTGGACGCGGTACGGCCCGGTGGTCACCTCGCTCGGCGCCGACCTTCCGCTGCCGTGGACGGCCGGGACCGCTTACGCCCTCAACGATCCCAACGCGGCGAACATCCGCTTCACCGACACCTCGCTGGGCTTCGCCAGGGCGGGCGGCACGGCGGACGTCCTCACGTCCCTCGCCCGGCACCAGGGCCTGCCCTGGGTGAACACCGTCGCCGCGGACTCCGCGGGGCACACCCTGTTCACCCAGTCGCAGACGCTCCCCCGGATCACCGACGAACTGGCGGCGCGCTGCTCGACCCCGCTGGGCAGGGCCACGTATCCGTCGGCGGGTGTCGCGATCCTCGACGGCTCCCGCTCCGACTGCGCGCTCGGCAGCGACGCCGACGCCGTGCACCCGGGGATATTCGGGCCCGCGAAGATGCCGACGCTCAAGGACGCGCCGTACGCGGAGAACTCCAACGACAGCGCGTGGCTGGCCAACGCGGACCGGCCGCTGACCGGGTACGAGCGGGTCTTCGGCAACGTGGGCACCCAGCGTTCGATGCGGACGCGCGGCGCGGTCGAGGACGTGGCGGCGATGGCCGACCAGGGCGGCCTCACCGTACGGGACCTCCAGCGGCAGCAGTTCGCGAACCGGGTGCCCGCGGCCGATCTCACCGTCGACGACGTGGCCGAGGCATGTGCCGCGCTGCCGGGTGGTACGGCGACGGGCAGTGACGGCAAGGTCGTCGACGTCGCCGAGGCGTGCGGCGTGTTCAAGGCGTGGGACCGGACCACGGACACCGACAGCCGGGGCGCGCTGCTCTTCGACCGGTTCTGGCGGCGGCTCAACGCGGTCGTGCCGCGCGGGCAGTTGTGGAAGGTGCCCTTCTCGGCGGCCGACCCGGTCAACACCCCGCACACGCTCAACACCACCGCGCCCGGATTCGCCACGGCCCTCGCCGACACGGTGACGGAACTGCGGACGGCCGGCACGGCCCTGGGCGCGAAGCTCGGCGACCACCAGTTCGTCGTCCGGAACGGTCAGCGCATCCCCGTGCCCGGAGGTACGGAATCGCTCGGCGTGTGGAACAAGATCGAGTCGCCCTGGCGCCCGGCGGAGGGTGGCTATCCGGAGGTCTCGTCGGGTTCCAGCCACATTCAGGCGGTCGGCTGGGACGGCGGCCGCTGCCCGGTGGCCCGCACGCTGCTGACGTACTCGCAGTCCTCCAACCCGAATTCACCCCACTACCGGGACCAGACGCGGCTGTTCTCGGCGGAGAAGTGGGTGACGTCCCGTTTCTGCGAGAAGGACATCCTGTCCTCGCCGAAGCTGAAGGTGGTCCGTGTGAGCCAATGA